In the Sarcophilus harrisii chromosome 1, mSarHar1.11, whole genome shotgun sequence genome, one interval contains:
- the NDUFAB1 gene encoding acyl carrier protein, mitochondrial encodes MAALGSSFRCSFLKEGGGAYGEGRVALWVGVAMAARVLSVCVRRLSAALVPPSRPRGPALAVVRPLGSVPCAAAGRRRRAAAAVPASAPTQVSGIFLQLSRQYSDLPPLTLESITDRVLYVLKLYDKIDPEKLSVSSHFMKDLGLDSLDQVEIIMAMEDEFGFEIPDIDAEKLMCPQEIVDYIADKKDVYQ; translated from the exons ATGGCAGCTCTAGGCTCTTCCTTTCGTTGCTCCTTCCTGAAAGAAGGAGGCGGGGCTTACGGTGAAGGGCGCGTTGCACTCTGGGTCGGCGTAGCCATGGCGGCCCGTGTCCTCTCCGTCTGTGTCCGCCGTCTGTCCGCGGCCTTGGTGCCGCCGTCCCGGCCCAGGGGCCCCGCGCTCGCCGTGGTTCGGCCGCTCGGTTCGGTTCCGTGCGCGGCGgcggggaggaggagaagggcgGCTGCGGCGGTCCCTGCTTCTGCACCCACGCAG GTTTCAGGGATATTCCTACAGTTGAGCCGTCAGTATAGTGACTTGCCTCCTCTGACCCTGGAGAGCATTACAGACCGTGTCCTCTATGTTTTGAAACTATATGATAAGATTGATCCGGAAAAG ctTTCAGTATCTTCCCACTTCATGAAAGACCTGGGCTTGGATAGTTTGGACCAAGTAGAAATTATAATGGCCATGGAAGATGAATTTG GTTTTGAAATTCCTGACATAGATGCTGAAAAGTTAATGTGTCCACAAGAGATTGTAGATTACATTGCAGATAAAAAAGATGTATaccaataa